The following proteins come from a genomic window of Nicotiana tomentosiformis chromosome 12, ASM39032v3, whole genome shotgun sequence:
- the LOC138903370 gene encoding uncharacterized protein gives MSVRDYSHKFNSLARYAPDIVRTMRARVHHYVDGLGDHLIRDCRVASLSDDVDISRIQAFAQTIEDISRRIRDTRRDREQSKRARTMGSYREPQIGHYISRCPGLGRGTPAHPSGFTAASSSSVRVPRPGPQSTQGRGRGRGGGDTSGSSGGQNRFYALTGRQDSEASPDVVTSILTIHSMPFMH, from the exons ATGAGTGTGAGGGATTACAGCCATAAGTTTAATTCTTTGGCAAGGTATGCACCAGATATTGTACGTACCATGAGGGCTAGAGTTCATCATTATGTGGATGGTTTGGGGGATCATCTGATTAGAGACTGTAGGGTTGCATCCCTATCGGATGATGTAGATATTTCCCGCATACAGGCTTTCGCTCAGACTATAGAGGACATTTCCCGTCGGATTCGTGATACTCGCAGGGATAGGGAGCAGAGTAAGAGGGCTCGTACTATGGGGTCTTATAGGGAGCCACAG ATAGGACATTATATTAGCCGGTGCCCGGGGTTAGGCAGAGGTACACCAGCTCATCCTTCAGGATTCACAGCAGCCTCTTCGTCCTCAGTCCGTGTTCCCCGACCAGGTCCACAGTCTACTCAGGGCCGTGGTAGGGGGAGAGGTGGAGGAGACACCTCAGGTTCTAGTGGTGGCCAGAACCGCTTTTATGCACTCACAGGCCGACAGGATTCAGAGGCATccccagatgttgtcacaagtatattgacaatacattctatgccatttatgcattga